A genomic window from Luteolibacter sp. LG18 includes:
- a CDS encoding Nramp family divalent metal transporter: MSDPAATFDTDSTSREDTPCRGRGWRHQGRESLPEVFRSIRVPQNASWWRKLLAFAGPGFLVSVGYMDPGNWATDLAGGAKFGYTLLSVILISNLMAILLQHLCVKLGVVTGRDLAQACRDHYPKPVAWALWVLCEAAIAACDLAEVIGSAIGLQLLFGIPLVTGCVITVADVMIVMLLQNKGFRYVEALVITLILTIGGCFAAEMIFSKPDLGGIARGFAPSAELLHNKEMLFVAIGILGATVMPHNLYLHSAIVQTRDFQRTDEGRAEAIKYATIDSTGALMFALFINGGILILAAAAFHSKGMHEVAEIQEAYQLLSPVLGVGVASTLFAVALLASGQNSTLTGTLAGQIVMEGFLNIRLKPWVRRLITRLIAVVPAVVIIAMFGEKQTTNLLIWSQVILSMQLGFAVVPLLMFTGDKVKMGRFANPLWIKVLAWVSAAIIIVLNVKLLVDFFVPEAWRAAIGL, encoded by the coding sequence ATGTCCGATCCGGCCGCCACCTTCGACACCGATTCCACCAGTCGTGAAGATACCCCGTGCCGAGGCCGGGGCTGGCGCCATCAGGGCCGGGAGAGCTTGCCGGAGGTCTTCCGCTCGATCCGCGTGCCGCAGAACGCCTCGTGGTGGCGGAAGTTGCTCGCCTTCGCCGGTCCGGGTTTCCTCGTTTCGGTCGGCTACATGGACCCGGGCAACTGGGCGACCGACCTCGCGGGCGGCGCGAAGTTCGGCTACACGCTGCTCTCCGTCATCCTGATCTCGAACCTGATGGCGATCCTGCTCCAGCACCTGTGCGTGAAGCTGGGCGTGGTGACGGGCCGCGATCTGGCCCAGGCCTGCCGCGACCATTACCCGAAGCCGGTGGCATGGGCGCTGTGGGTGCTGTGCGAGGCCGCGATCGCCGCGTGTGACCTGGCGGAGGTGATCGGTTCGGCCATCGGCCTGCAATTGCTCTTCGGCATCCCGCTGGTGACGGGCTGCGTGATCACGGTCGCGGACGTGATGATCGTGATGCTGCTGCAGAACAAGGGCTTCCGCTACGTGGAGGCGCTGGTCATCACGCTGATCCTGACCATCGGCGGCTGCTTCGCGGCGGAAATGATTTTCTCGAAGCCGGACCTCGGCGGCATCGCCCGCGGGTTCGCGCCCTCCGCCGAGCTGCTGCACAACAAGGAGATGCTCTTCGTGGCCATCGGCATCCTCGGAGCCACGGTGATGCCGCACAACCTCTACCTCCACAGCGCGATCGTACAGACACGCGATTTCCAACGCACTGACGAGGGCCGGGCGGAGGCGATCAAGTATGCGACCATCGATTCCACCGGCGCGCTGATGTTCGCCCTCTTCATCAACGGCGGCATCCTCATCCTCGCGGCCGCGGCCTTCCATTCGAAGGGCATGCACGAGGTGGCGGAGATCCAGGAGGCCTATCAGTTGCTCAGCCCGGTGCTGGGCGTCGGGGTGGCCAGCACGCTCTTCGCCGTGGCGCTGCTCGCCAGCGGCCAGAACTCCACGCTTACCGGCACGCTCGCCGGGCAGATCGTGATGGAGGGCTTCCTCAACATCCGGCTCAAGCCATGGGTGCGCCGCCTGATCACCCGCCTCATCGCGGTGGTGCCGGCCGTCGTGATCATCGCGATGTTCGGCGAAAAGCAGACGACCAACCTGCTGATCTGGAGCCAGGTGATCCTCTCGATGCAACTCGGGTTCGCGGTGGTGCCGCTGCTCATGTTCACCGGCGACAAGGTGAAGATGGGGCGTTTCGCCAATCCGCTGTGGATCAAGGTCCTCGCCTGGGTGTCCGCGGCGATCATCATCGTGCTGAACGTGAAGCTGCTGGTCGATTTCTTCGTGCCGGAGGCCTGGCGCGCGGCGATCGGGCTGTAG